A single Brevundimonas sp. M20 DNA region contains:
- a CDS encoding HAD-IIIC family phosphatase, translating into MSDRGNLFWLPQRPADFADRLKAAQAGDGALAPELKLLAGHALDINGLNRLAKALRKARADGRSLKPLGAFRLGLLSNSTTSLIAPALEATALRYGLAMEVVEAPFGQIVQEALDPQSLLATSDLDAILIAVDVHGLPLSGTPGDSERAEATLDGVLAQFDLIRQGLRANTKAALIWQTAPRLPETLFGSFDFRLTGTHRWLVDQLNRRLADSLPDDELLVDVAGLAESVGLDAWHDPVMRNIGKLPFAQEFVPVYAEHVARVIGAVRGKSRKTLVLDLDNTLWGGIIGDDGLEGIVIGQGSGLGEAHLSVQRAALDLHGRGVVLAVSSKNEDAAARLPFREHDDMLLKEDHIAVFQANWIDKATNLATIADALTLGRDALVFLDDNPAERMQVRGVHPEIAVPELPADAALYARALNAGGYFEAVAFSDDDRKRSGFYKENAKRLQLQGSAGSLDAYHASLEMVATLQPFDAVGRTRISQLINKSNQFNLTTRRYTEAQVGALEADPTRFTLQVRLADVFGDNGMISVIVADRGPDQWEIDTWLMSCRVLGRRVEEAVLAELAREARAAGASELIGRFIPSEKNMMVAKHYEKLGFEKISETDEGETVWRLRLADLAEKTLPMTIVRPTAVQA; encoded by the coding sequence ATGAGTGACCGCGGGAACCTGTTCTGGCTTCCTCAGAGGCCGGCTGACTTCGCCGACCGGCTGAAGGCCGCGCAGGCGGGCGACGGCGCCCTGGCGCCTGAGCTGAAACTGCTGGCCGGCCACGCGCTGGACATCAACGGTCTGAACCGTCTGGCCAAGGCCCTGCGGAAGGCGCGGGCGGACGGGCGGTCGCTGAAGCCGTTGGGCGCGTTCCGGCTGGGGCTGCTGAGCAACTCCACCACCTCGCTGATCGCCCCCGCGCTGGAGGCGACGGCCCTGCGCTACGGGCTGGCGATGGAGGTGGTCGAGGCGCCCTTCGGCCAGATCGTGCAGGAGGCGCTGGACCCGCAGTCGCTGCTCGCCACCTCCGATCTCGACGCCATTCTGATCGCCGTCGATGTGCACGGTCTGCCGCTGAGCGGGACGCCGGGCGACAGCGAGCGGGCCGAGGCCACGCTGGACGGCGTGCTGGCCCAGTTCGACCTGATCCGTCAGGGGCTGCGCGCCAATACGAAGGCGGCGCTGATCTGGCAGACCGCGCCGCGCTTGCCCGAGACCCTGTTCGGCAGCTTCGATTTTCGCCTGACCGGTACCCATCGCTGGCTGGTGGATCAGTTGAACCGGCGTCTGGCGGACAGCCTGCCGGATGACGAACTGCTGGTCGACGTGGCCGGGCTGGCCGAGAGCGTCGGTCTGGACGCCTGGCATGACCCGGTCATGCGCAATATCGGCAAGCTGCCGTTCGCGCAGGAGTTCGTTCCCGTCTACGCCGAGCATGTAGCGCGGGTTATCGGGGCGGTGCGCGGCAAGAGCCGCAAGACGCTGGTGCTGGATCTCGACAACACCCTCTGGGGCGGGATCATCGGCGACGACGGGCTTGAAGGCATCGTCATCGGTCAGGGGTCGGGGCTGGGCGAGGCGCACCTGTCGGTGCAACGCGCGGCGCTGGACCTGCATGGGCGCGGCGTGGTGCTGGCTGTGTCGTCCAAGAACGAGGACGCCGCCGCCCGACTGCCGTTCCGGGAGCACGACGACATGCTGCTGAAGGAGGACCATATCGCGGTCTTCCAGGCGAACTGGATCGACAAGGCGACCAATCTGGCGACCATCGCCGACGCCCTGACGCTGGGCCGCGATGCGCTGGTCTTCCTTGATGACAATCCCGCGGAGCGGATGCAGGTGCGGGGCGTCCATCCCGAGATCGCCGTGCCCGAGCTGCCGGCTGATGCGGCGCTGTATGCGCGGGCGCTGAACGCCGGGGGCTATTTCGAGGCGGTCGCCTTCTCGGACGACGATCGGAAGCGGTCGGGGTTCTACAAGGAAAACGCCAAACGGCTACAACTGCAGGGCAGCGCGGGGTCGCTGGACGCCTATCACGCCTCGCTGGAGATGGTCGCCACGCTGCAGCCGTTCGACGCCGTGGGCCGGACGCGCATCTCGCAACTGATCAACAAGTCCAACCAGTTCAACCTGACCACCCGCCGCTATACCGAGGCGCAGGTCGGGGCGCTGGAAGCGGATCCGACCCGGTTCACCCTTCAGGTGCGGTTGGCCGATGTGTTCGGTGACAACGGCATGATCTCGGTCATCGTCGCCGACCGGGGCCCCGATCAGTGGGAGATCGACACCTGGTTGATGAGCTGCCGGGTGCTGGGGCGCCGGGTGGAAGAGGCGGTGCTGGCCGAGCTTGCTCGCGAGGCGCGCGCCGCGGGCGCGTCGGAACTGATCGGTCGGTTCATCCCCAGCGAGAAAAACATGATGGTGGCGAAGCACTACGAGAAGCTGGGCTTCGAGAAGATCTCCGAGACGGACGAGGGGGAAACGGTTTGGCGGTTGCGTCTGGCGGACCTGGCTGAAAAGACCCTGCCCATGACGATCGTGCGTCCGACCGCCGTGCAGGCGTAA
- a CDS encoding MBOAT family O-acyltransferase, whose product MQFTSTAFAGFVLVAALLAQPLRGAWRTNFLIVLNLIFAASFIATPLAAVPLAAFILAGYGALMLVERRKVAHAVGLSIVVLVAVFIWLKRYPFVAAVPAVPFPYAVVGLSYLLFRLLHLVLEVGDGALKRPSFPRYLAYLIFFPAFLSGPINRYEPFGKDLDQPVGMDSDEAWRTLRRFLIGFAKVAVVGELILMGHQLFAGRLEATVAASGSSALIAGFYAFGAGLYLLFLYANFSGYTDMAIAVARLFGIVLPENFNRPFMAGNFQDFWGRWHMTLSEWFRIYFFNPLLKVLMGRFPSAAAMPYLGVIALCVTFVVLGAWHGSSWEYLLTGLLLGAGVSVNKLYQVEMTKRLGKKPYQALTKRPLYVWAARGLTLTWVSMALTPFWMPVAGIGGLLAAGGVVAFGLALVLMSAAFAVPIFVLTRLWPPVESVWSRASGTTVVRVLVLAGLMLLLVFAVPLLQTSTDFVYQAF is encoded by the coding sequence ATGCAGTTCACCTCAACGGCTTTCGCGGGCTTCGTGCTGGTCGCCGCGCTGCTGGCCCAGCCGCTGCGGGGCGCGTGGCGCACGAACTTCCTGATCGTCCTGAACCTGATCTTCGCGGCCAGTTTCATCGCGACGCCGTTGGCGGCCGTGCCGCTGGCCGCCTTCATCCTCGCCGGCTACGGCGCGCTGATGCTGGTCGAGCGGCGCAAGGTCGCGCACGCGGTGGGCCTGAGCATCGTGGTGCTGGTTGCGGTCTTCATCTGGTTGAAGCGCTACCCCTTCGTGGCGGCGGTCCCGGCCGTGCCCTTCCCCTATGCGGTGGTGGGCCTGTCCTATCTGCTGTTCCGCCTGCTGCATCTTGTGCTGGAAGTCGGTGACGGGGCGCTGAAACGACCGTCCTTCCCCCGCTACCTGGCCTATCTGATCTTCTTCCCCGCCTTTCTCTCGGGCCCGATCAACCGGTACGAGCCGTTCGGCAAGGATCTGGACCAGCCTGTCGGCATGGATTCGGATGAGGCCTGGCGCACGCTGCGCCGGTTCCTGATCGGCTTCGCCAAGGTGGCGGTGGTCGGAGAGCTGATCCTGATGGGGCACCAGCTGTTCGCCGGCCGTCTGGAGGCGACGGTGGCGGCGAGCGGCTCGAGCGCACTGATCGCGGGCTTCTATGCGTTTGGCGCAGGCCTGTACCTTCTGTTCCTGTACGCCAACTTCTCCGGCTACACCGACATGGCCATCGCCGTGGCCCGGCTGTTCGGCATCGTGCTGCCCGAGAATTTCAACCGCCCCTTCATGGCCGGAAACTTCCAGGACTTCTGGGGGCGCTGGCACATGACCCTGTCCGAGTGGTTCAGGATCTACTTCTTCAACCCGCTGCTGAAGGTGCTGATGGGACGGTTCCCGTCGGCGGCGGCCATGCCCTATCTCGGGGTTATCGCCCTGTGCGTCACCTTCGTGGTGCTGGGCGCCTGGCACGGTTCGTCGTGGGAGTATCTGCTGACCGGCCTGCTGCTCGGCGCCGGGGTGTCGGTGAACAAGCTCTATCAGGTCGAGATGACCAAACGACTGGGCAAGAAGCCGTATCAGGCGTTGACGAAGCGTCCTCTGTACGTCTGGGCCGCGCGCGGGCTGACCCTGACCTGGGTGTCGATGGCCCTGACGCCGTTCTGGATGCCGGTCGCCGGGATCGGCGGTCTGCTGGCGGCGGGCGGCGTGGTCGCCTTCGGACTGGCGCTGGTGTTGATGTCAGCGGCGTTCGCGGTTCCGATTTTCGTGCTGACCCGGCTGTGGCCTCCGGTCGAGAGCGTCTGGAGCCGTGCGTCCGGCACGACTGTCGTGCGGGTGCTGGTGCTGGCGGGTCTGATGCTGCTTCTGGTCTTCGCGGTGCCGCTGCTGCAGACCTCCACCGACTTCGTTTATCAGGCGTTCTGA
- a CDS encoding sugar transferase has product MKRAFDFVMAGGALLVFSPLMLATAIAVKATSKGPAIYWSDRVGRDNKLFRMPKFRSMRTETPAVATHLLTDTTAWLTPIGGFLRKSSLDELPQLWSIFVGDMSIVGPRPALFNQDDLIALRTEKGVHTLRPGLTGWAQVNGRDELSIPDKVALDVEYLQRRSFAMDLQTIWMTVGKVLRARNISH; this is encoded by the coding sequence GTGAAACGCGCGTTTGATTTCGTGATGGCCGGCGGCGCCCTGCTGGTGTTCTCGCCGCTCATGCTGGCCACGGCCATCGCCGTGAAGGCGACCTCAAAGGGGCCGGCGATCTACTGGTCCGACCGGGTCGGCCGGGACAACAAGCTGTTCCGCATGCCCAAGTTCCGCTCGATGCGGACCGAGACCCCGGCGGTCGCCACCCATTTGCTGACCGACACCACCGCGTGGCTGACGCCCATCGGCGGCTTCCTGCGCAAATCCAGTCTGGATGAGCTGCCCCAGCTGTGGAGCATCTTTGTCGGCGATATGTCGATCGTCGGCCCGCGCCCGGCCCTGTTCAACCAGGACGACCTGATCGCCCTGCGCACCGAAAAGGGCGTCCACACCCTGCGTCCCGGCCTGACCGGTTGGGCGCAGGTCAACGGGCGGGACGAGCTTTCCATTCCGGACAAGGTCGCGCTGGACGTCGAGTACCTGCAACGCCGCTCGTTCGCGATGGATCTTCAGACGATCTGGATGACGGTCGGAAAGGTTCTGCGCGCGCGGAACATCTCGCACTGA
- the neuB gene encoding N-acetylneuraminate synthase, whose translation MSVFIIAEAGVNHNGDADRALAMVDAAKAAGADAVKFQTFSADKLAAPGAEKADYQKRETGEGNQHEMLKALEMSEDLHHRLIARCGEVGIEFMSTPFDEEAADFLVASGMARIKIPSGEIVNHPFLRHLAAKDRPLIVSTGMATMEEITDAVAVIAETRAKHGLTAPLDQVLTILHCTSNYPAAPSDVNLRAMRTIGEVTGMPVGYSDHTLGLAVSTAAVALGATVIEKHFTLDVTLPGPDHRASLTVEQLSDLVRQIRDVEQALGSSVKAPTAAELPVRAVARRSVMARTALPAGHILTEADLILLRPASGIAPRFFHTLPGRALQEDVAAGQPLTWDLLSGEAMI comes from the coding sequence TTGAGCGTCTTCATCATCGCCGAAGCCGGCGTGAACCATAACGGCGACGCCGACCGGGCGCTGGCCATGGTCGACGCCGCGAAGGCGGCGGGCGCCGACGCGGTCAAGTTCCAGACCTTCTCGGCCGACAAGCTGGCCGCGCCCGGCGCCGAGAAGGCCGACTATCAGAAACGCGAGACCGGCGAGGGCAACCAGCACGAGATGCTGAAGGCGCTGGAGATGTCGGAAGACCTCCACCACCGCCTGATCGCCCGGTGCGGCGAGGTCGGCATTGAGTTCATGTCCACGCCCTTCGACGAGGAGGCGGCGGACTTCCTCGTCGCCTCGGGCATGGCGCGAATCAAGATCCCGTCTGGCGAGATCGTGAACCATCCCTTCCTGCGCCATCTGGCGGCGAAGGATCGTCCGCTGATCGTCTCGACCGGCATGGCGACGATGGAGGAGATCACCGACGCCGTCGCCGTCATCGCCGAGACCCGTGCGAAGCACGGCCTGACCGCGCCGCTGGATCAGGTGCTGACCATCCTGCACTGCACGTCCAACTATCCGGCCGCGCCGTCCGACGTGAACCTGCGCGCCATGCGCACCATCGGCGAAGTCACGGGCATGCCGGTCGGCTATTCCGACCACACGCTCGGACTCGCGGTCTCGACCGCCGCCGTGGCGCTGGGCGCGACGGTGATCGAGAAGCATTTCACCCTCGACGTCACCCTGCCCGGCCCGGACCACCGCGCCTCGCTGACCGTCGAACAGCTGTCCGATCTGGTCCGTCAGATTCGCGATGTGGAGCAGGCGCTCGGTTCGTCGGTGAAGGCGCCGACCGCCGCCGAACTGCCGGTGCGCGCGGTGGCCCGCCGGTCCGTCATGGCCCGAACCGCTCTGCCCGCAGGCCACATCCTGACCGAGGCCGACCTGATCCTGCTGCGCCCGGCCTCGGGGATCGCGCCGCGTTTCTTCCACACCCTGCCGGGCCGCGCCCTTCAGGAAGACGTCGCGGCGGGCCAGCCCCTCACCTGGGACCTGTTGTCCGGCGAGGCCATGATCTGA
- a CDS encoding acetyltransferase translates to MIHLIGAGGHAKVVLDALLEGGTNLSGVTVRADAPAPDLLGLTVGTPSVAPALTGLSFHVAIGAAEVRRRLYVEAEAAGGAPLTVIHPAATVSRFATVADGAFIAASAVVGPRAVVGRGVIVNHGAVIDHDCAVGDFSHIAPNTSLGGGVTVGARCLIGAGAVILPGVAVGDDVTIGAGAVVTRDVASQQTWTGVPAAPKAS, encoded by the coding sequence ATGATCCATCTGATCGGCGCAGGCGGGCATGCGAAGGTGGTGCTGGACGCCTTGCTGGAAGGCGGGACGAACCTGTCTGGCGTCACGGTCCGGGCCGACGCCCCCGCGCCTGACCTGCTTGGCCTGACGGTCGGGACGCCGTCCGTCGCGCCCGCGCTGACCGGCCTCAGCTTCCACGTCGCCATCGGCGCGGCGGAGGTGCGTCGACGTCTGTATGTCGAGGCCGAGGCCGCCGGCGGCGCCCCGCTGACCGTCATCCATCCGGCAGCGACCGTGTCCCGCTTCGCCACCGTGGCGGACGGCGCCTTCATCGCGGCCTCCGCCGTGGTCGGCCCCAGGGCCGTCGTCGGGCGCGGCGTCATCGTCAATCACGGCGCGGTCATCGATCATGACTGCGCCGTCGGCGATTTCAGCCACATCGCCCCCAACACCAGCCTCGGCGGCGGTGTCACCGTCGGCGCGCGCTGTCTGATCGGCGCGGGCGCGGTCATCCTGCCCGGCGTCGCCGTCGGCGATGACGTGACCATCGGCGCGGGCGCGGTCGTGACCCGCGACGTCGCCTCGCAACAGACCTGGACCGGCGTTCCCGCCGCCCCGAAAGCTTCCTGA
- a CDS encoding NAD-dependent epimerase/dehydratase family protein, translated as MTVLVTGATGFLGRAVVDRLIQNGRSVRAAVRHDAGPGAVAVGDLSADTDWSAALQGVDTVVHCAARAHVLKETTDNPLPLFRAVNTGATTALARQATAAGVRRFVFISSIGVNGSETHGTPFRHDDPPAPHSPYAVSKHEAELALRAIAAQTGLEVVILRPPLITGPEPKGNLATLNRVIAKGLPLPFGLATNNRRDLVSLETLCSLIDVVIDHPGAAGRTFLVSDGAPVSTRALLEQMAAAKGRSLTLLPVPPVFLTLPLKLLGKGAMASQLFGDLEVDITHTRQTLNWAP; from the coding sequence ATGACCGTTCTCGTCACCGGCGCGACCGGCTTTCTCGGCCGCGCGGTCGTGGATCGCCTGATCCAGAACGGCCGGAGCGTCCGCGCCGCCGTCCGGCATGATGCGGGACCGGGCGCCGTGGCCGTCGGCGACCTGTCCGCCGACACCGACTGGAGCGCCGCCCTGCAAGGCGTGGACACGGTCGTGCACTGCGCCGCCCGCGCCCATGTGCTCAAGGAAACCACCGACAATCCCCTGCCCCTGTTCCGCGCGGTGAACACCGGGGCGACGACGGCGCTGGCCCGGCAGGCCACGGCGGCGGGCGTGCGACGGTTCGTTTTCATCTCCAGCATCGGGGTGAACGGTTCCGAGACCCACGGCACGCCCTTCCGTCACGACGACCCGCCCGCCCCCCACTCGCCCTACGCGGTGTCCAAGCATGAGGCCGAACTGGCCCTGCGCGCCATCGCGGCGCAGACCGGGCTGGAGGTGGTGATCCTTCGTCCGCCCCTGATCACGGGGCCTGAGCCCAAGGGCAATCTGGCGACCCTGAACCGGGTGATCGCCAAAGGCCTGCCCCTGCCCTTCGGTCTGGCGACGAACAACCGGCGTGATCTGGTGTCGCTTGAGACCCTGTGCAGTCTGATCGACGTGGTCATCGACCACCCGGGGGCGGCGGGCCGGACCTTCCTCGTCAGCGACGGCGCGCCGGTCTCAACCCGCGCCCTGCTGGAGCAGATGGCCGCGGCGAAAGGCCGCTCCCTCACCCTCCTGCCGGTTCCGCCGGTCTTTCTGACCCTCCCACTGAAGCTGCTGGGCAAGGGCGCGATGGCCTCCCAGCTGTTCGGCGATCTGGAGGTCGACATCACCCACACCCGCCAGACGCTGAACTGGGCGCCCTGA
- a CDS encoding aminotransferase class I/II-fold pyridoxal phosphate-dependent enzyme, translating to MTDVHAFSAPRTATIRDAMETINNSGMQMLLLVDAEGRFQRTVTDGDLRRLLLAGSEMSDTLEDLPDLASVTAPEEVTRKAALGLMDKHEINHLPLIDGDGRVVRVLNRRDIGAPILLSTPHMGEAELHYVEEAFRTNWIAPLGPNVDAFEREIAALAGVKHAAALSSGTAAIHLAVRMLGVKPGDRVFCSTLTFAASANPIVYEGGEPVFIDSEADSWNMSPVALERAFDAAKAEGWMPRAVIVVNLYGQSADMDPILELCNRHGVPMIEDAAESLGATYKGKASGSFGLMGVFSFNGNKIITTSGGGMLVSDDEALIRQARFLATQARDPAPHYQHSQIGFNYRMSNILAGVGRGQLQVLGDRVASRRAVHDAYREGLSDIPGLEWQPEPEWSWSNRWLSALTLDPAITGVNASEVIQRLADEMIEARPVWKPMHQQPVFAHCRHFAHGNEPVSDDIFERGLCMPSGSNMTRAEIDRIIDAMRGILKAR from the coding sequence ATGACCGACGTCCACGCCTTCAGCGCTCCGCGCACCGCGACCATTCGCGACGCCATGGAGACCATCAACAACTCCGGCATGCAGATGCTGCTGCTGGTCGATGCCGAGGGCCGCTTCCAGCGCACCGTCACGGACGGGGATCTGCGCCGCCTGCTGCTGGCCGGTTCGGAGATGAGCGATACGCTCGAAGACCTGCCGGACCTCGCGTCCGTCACCGCGCCGGAAGAGGTGACGCGCAAGGCCGCGCTGGGCCTGATGGACAAGCACGAGATCAACCACCTGCCCCTGATCGACGGCGACGGCCGGGTCGTGCGGGTGCTGAACCGCCGCGACATCGGCGCTCCGATCCTGCTGTCGACCCCGCATATGGGCGAGGCGGAACTGCACTATGTAGAAGAGGCTTTCCGGACCAATTGGATCGCGCCGCTGGGTCCGAACGTCGACGCCTTCGAGCGCGAGATCGCCGCGCTCGCGGGGGTGAAGCACGCCGCCGCCCTGTCGTCCGGCACCGCCGCCATCCATCTGGCCGTGCGGATGCTGGGGGTGAAGCCGGGGGACAGGGTCTTCTGCTCGACACTGACATTCGCGGCCTCGGCCAATCCCATCGTCTATGAGGGCGGCGAGCCGGTCTTTATCGACAGCGAAGCCGACAGCTGGAACATGTCGCCCGTCGCGCTGGAGCGTGCCTTCGACGCCGCGAAGGCCGAGGGCTGGATGCCCAGGGCGGTCATCGTCGTGAACCTGTACGGCCAGTCGGCCGACATGGACCCGATTCTCGAACTCTGTAACCGCCATGGCGTGCCCATGATCGAGGACGCCGCCGAAAGCCTCGGCGCGACCTACAAGGGCAAGGCGTCCGGCTCGTTCGGCCTGATGGGTGTCTTCTCGTTCAACGGCAACAAGATCATAACCACCTCGGGCGGCGGCATGCTGGTGTCCGATGACGAGGCCCTGATCAGACAGGCCCGCTTCCTCGCGACGCAGGCGCGCGATCCGGCGCCGCACTACCAGCACAGCCAGATCGGCTTCAACTATCGCATGTCCAACATTCTGGCCGGGGTCGGGCGCGGCCAGTTGCAGGTGCTGGGCGACCGCGTGGCGTCACGCCGCGCGGTGCACGACGCCTACCGCGAGGGCCTGTCCGACATTCCCGGTCTGGAATGGCAGCCCGAGCCGGAATGGAGCTGGTCCAACCGCTGGCTTTCGGCCCTGACGCTGGATCCGGCGATCACCGGCGTCAACGCTTCCGAAGTCATCCAGCGCCTCGCCGACGAGATGATCGAGGCCCGTCCGGTGTGGAAACCGATGCATCAGCAGCCGGTCTTCGCCCACTGCCGCCACTTCGCCCACGGCAACGAGCCTGTGTCGGACGACATCTTCGAGCGCGGCCTGTGCATGCCCTCCGGCTCGAACATGACCCGCGCGGAGATCGACCGCATTATCGACGCCATGCGCGGCATCCTGAAGGCCCGGTGA
- a CDS encoding oligosaccharide repeat unit polymerase, which translates to MTFHPAVLMLISWISAYAIFFILPFRLESRVLTPYGFLITAVFLTTFCAAALSAARPMQQRPRDPLVTVNFRRADQVMMIAAIIAIAALFMDMQNNNVFDLAASYAARSGRATDLLQGAQSNSSIWFQIGFLFYPVGYVYLAREIGFRLRPQIWRIAVFGLGPPTLAALAMGGRGPLFFAVVYAVLSYFLRQQVFPTPKRTRRKAGARPAIPAPAPAPARAAAPTAAYMGAPKPRKRRKVFRFGARSKVALGLFAGVAMVYFIQVFIARAEGGGGVEAALGDVGLNWGVSFNGHFSNLFYSILGSEGTYMVFVFAWYWVQGIVMSNEIFTGYDGPMLMGTYGLDLVSALMRRLNGDFVADGFATLLRMNVYGFVPSAFGSLYVDLKFFGLIPCAIWGYCAGLVYRNVKAGVDPRWLLLTPYISAGIVMSLNNTPVGLSNGLMLHVWLLTAFFLSKPHRLGSGTVARRRPLFAR; encoded by the coding sequence ATGACCTTCCATCCCGCCGTGTTGATGCTGATCTCGTGGATCAGCGCCTATGCAATCTTTTTCATTCTGCCGTTCCGGCTCGAGTCGCGGGTGCTGACGCCCTACGGCTTCCTGATCACGGCTGTCTTCCTGACGACCTTCTGCGCGGCGGCGCTGAGCGCGGCGCGGCCGATGCAGCAGCGCCCCCGCGATCCGCTGGTCACCGTGAACTTCCGGCGCGCCGATCAGGTGATGATGATCGCCGCGATCATCGCCATCGCCGCCCTGTTCATGGACATGCAGAACAACAATGTGTTCGATCTGGCCGCGTCCTACGCCGCCCGGTCAGGCCGCGCGACCGATCTGCTGCAAGGGGCACAGTCAAACAGTTCGATCTGGTTCCAGATCGGCTTCCTCTTCTACCCGGTGGGTTACGTCTATCTGGCCCGGGAGATCGGCTTCAGACTGCGTCCGCAGATCTGGCGGATCGCCGTCTTCGGTCTGGGACCGCCCACGCTCGCCGCGCTGGCCATGGGCGGACGCGGCCCCCTGTTCTTCGCGGTGGTCTACGCCGTGCTGAGCTATTTCCTGCGCCAGCAGGTCTTCCCGACGCCCAAGCGCACGCGTCGCAAAGCCGGCGCGCGCCCTGCCATTCCGGCTCCCGCCCCCGCTCCCGCACGAGCCGCGGCGCCGACCGCCGCCTACATGGGCGCGCCCAAGCCTCGCAAACGCCGGAAGGTGTTCCGCTTCGGCGCCCGTTCAAAGGTGGCGCTCGGCCTTTTCGCGGGCGTCGCGATGGTTTACTTCATCCAGGTCTTCATCGCCCGTGCCGAAGGCGGCGGCGGGGTCGAGGCCGCGCTGGGCGACGTCGGCCTGAACTGGGGCGTCAGCTTCAACGGCCACTTCTCGAACCTGTTCTATTCGATACTCGGGTCGGAAGGCACCTACATGGTGTTCGTCTTCGCCTGGTACTGGGTGCAGGGCATCGTCATGTCGAACGAGATTTTCACCGGCTACGACGGGCCGATGCTGATGGGCACCTACGGGCTCGATCTGGTCTCGGCCCTGATGCGCCGCCTGAACGGTGACTTCGTCGCCGACGGCTTCGCCACCCTGCTGCGAATGAACGTCTACGGCTTCGTGCCGTCCGCCTTCGGCTCGCTGTACGTCGACCTGAAGTTCTTCGGCCTGATCCCCTGCGCGATCTGGGGCTACTGCGCGGGTCTGGTGTACCGGAACGTCAAGGCCGGTGTTGATCCCCGCTGGTTGCTTCTGACGCCCTACATCAGCGCGGGCATCGTCATGAGCCTGAACAACACCCCGGTGGGACTGTCCAATGGCCTGATGCTGCACGTCTGGCTGCTGACGGCCTTCTTCCTGTCGAAGCCCCACCGCCTCGGCAGTGGCACGGTCGCCCGCCGACGCCCGCTGTTCGCCCGCTAG
- the neuC gene encoding UDP-N-acetylglucosamine 2-epimerase, with translation MGRRVCYISGTRADFGLMRSTLQILRDHLELDLSVIVTGMHLSQAYGHTADEIEAAGLRIAARVPVPLEPATGATMARNLGTMVTAFTDALESERPDIVLLLGDRGEMLAGALAAIHLNIPVAHIHGGERSGTVDEPVRHAISKLSHLHFTATREAADRLERMGENPANIHVTGAPGLDGLIDAELPDLTEVTRLHGLDPERRFALMVYHPVLQEALTAADDTRRILKAATDAGLQVLALMPNADAGSDGVRAVLIEAKGTPDITVRTHLARPAFIAAMAHADLMIGNSSAGIIEAASFGTPVLNVGPRQNLRERNANVRDVDATEQALAHGIADLLAKGRLAPLNVYGDGQAGPRIARLLASVPLDAALMMKVNGY, from the coding sequence ATGGGCCGTCGCGTCTGCTACATCAGCGGCACCCGCGCCGACTTCGGCCTTATGCGCTCGACGCTGCAGATTTTGCGCGACCATCTGGAGCTGGACCTGTCGGTGATCGTCACCGGCATGCACCTGTCGCAAGCCTACGGGCACACGGCGGACGAGATCGAAGCCGCCGGCCTGCGCATCGCCGCCCGCGTGCCCGTGCCGCTGGAGCCCGCGACCGGCGCCACCATGGCCCGCAATCTGGGAACGATGGTCACCGCCTTCACCGACGCGCTGGAAAGCGAGCGGCCGGACATCGTGCTGCTGCTGGGCGACCGGGGTGAGATGCTGGCCGGAGCGCTGGCGGCGATCCATCTGAACATCCCCGTGGCGCACATTCACGGCGGCGAGCGATCCGGCACGGTGGACGAGCCGGTGCGCCACGCCATTTCCAAGCTCAGCCACCTGCACTTCACCGCGACGCGGGAAGCCGCCGACCGGCTGGAGCGGATGGGCGAGAACCCCGCCAACATCCACGTCACCGGAGCCCCCGGTCTGGACGGCCTGATCGACGCCGAACTGCCGGACCTGACGGAAGTGACCCGCCTGCACGGGCTGGACCCGGAGCGCCGCTTCGCCCTGATGGTCTATCACCCAGTGCTGCAGGAGGCCCTGACCGCCGCCGATGACACACGCCGCATCCTGAAAGCGGCCACCGATGCGGGCCTGCAGGTTCTGGCCCTGATGCCCAACGCCGATGCGGGGAGCGACGGGGTGCGCGCGGTCCTGATCGAGGCCAAAGGAACGCCGGACATCACCGTGCGCACCCATCTGGCCCGGCCGGCCTTCATCGCCGCCATGGCCCACGCGGATTTGATGATCGGCAATTCCAGCGCCGGGATCATCGAGGCCGCCAGCTTCGGCACGCCGGTCCTGAACGTCGGTCCGCGCCAGAATCTGCGCGAACGCAACGCCAACGTCCGCGACGTCGACGCCACCGAACAGGCGCTGGCCCACGGGATCGCCGACCTTCTGGCCAAGGGCCGACTTGCGCCGCTCAACGTCTATGGCGACGGTCAGGCGGGACCGCGCATCGCGCGCCTTCTGGCCTCTGTCCCGCTGGACGCGGCCCTGATGATGAAGGTCAACGGGTACTGA
- a CDS encoding acyl carrier protein, which translates to MASTMSETEIYAQLTEIFRDVFDDDDLTPVPTMVAADVEEWDSLSHIRLMLSVEKAFGLRFSTVEVGSLKQVGDLVALIQSKQAAG; encoded by the coding sequence ATGGCCTCGACCATGTCCGAAACCGAAATCTACGCGCAGCTGACCGAGATCTTCCGCGACGTCTTCGACGACGACGACCTGACGCCGGTTCCGACCATGGTCGCCGCCGACGTTGAGGAATGGGACAGCCTGAGCCACATCCGCCTGATGCTCTCGGTCGAAAAGGCCTTCGGCCTGCGGTTCTCGACGGTCGAGGTCGGCAGCCTGAAGCAGGTCGGCGATCTGGTGGCCCTGATCCAGAGCAAGCAAGCCGCGGGCTGA